One genomic segment of Alosa sapidissima isolate fAloSap1 chromosome 13, fAloSap1.pri, whole genome shotgun sequence includes these proteins:
- the pdzph1 gene encoding uncharacterized protein pdzph1 has product MSRRRRRNSRRKSSSGSKQTISVYNFQKHTKSPIDDVELRGEHAEKGETDSLHKENSFSKSDAEEEKEEDTETACSEKRFRRDSTVGCLNGNTRSQANILSGDTTSQQDQGVRITTSVTIDNLEQNTSQIVFQRSHGSGAVGSGNSTIAVTTTKLKGINANMKIEIREVLQLDDSDYKTTFILQSQRAKDTEDSSETQQFGCHIPSNESFTFAYPWSQRTINDSKIGKPFENMSCEFSVVEMSKEDADTSRNSVPTMCYSEDMDCYKSCCQDHCYGYGHCSHNDTDFSLVDGSSSRSALSDIWPLPNKLPLANSITSETELDVPPPIEFADKECKDDVYDLTEDVALCHISSASDDVYDQGESSSAMTFGATSSKRESTCHTSVDGGRSYDLSHSTSFEPESELDTEELYGWPNAPVSRTSFTKNFIYRHKQKGCMRNNSIAILENSSPPAGYLNKPMKRRKTFPAVVDESNDHQDRPMSRDSFSSDALSPFFMQSLPRQTELSGRFYPEDDPFYSFFSESRKSSKGSSNFSSSPVRTHNVFSPNHYACGLGTGNSFFGSDRDAMECERGEQELSVVEEANPESVVGCPQEHSEVAESGFDEDIIDIESTIENLSPIRSVLSKDPFIHITPPSPGSSRDSNIYSGYSVEQTKEPEDPEPYMEESMSDPKPWTQRKESAGDIQPKSRKGSVTTVMMVGSEQRILHSHSIDSITSERKHRELVCETPCLLPIQDAEQMEEDGAGETTQEGRLTPQKALVSESSISIQSSSPIPCEVADLQSDSNHSLRSANTSQEIETKEEAATDKQVEKRSQAKSQNKRSFHTPRRTMMQPSDTVRRHSSSKISSEVKELLKLPADLSHKDPEEAPDHWARRRKLFKESRQRSSAGGSSITSNITDESDTMFSEETRSVDMSMRDMEDRGFYTETFHCASWIYRGDDVSPSESPRCLSKRPRPVTIRERTVKITKGFGEYPWGFRIQFSKPIIVTEVDTNGAAEEAGLLVGDYVLAVNGTDVTSVPHSEAADLARQGPDLLTMVIGSDISRSPNTPRPACRGYLHKRTQSSLIKGWRRRWFVLRHDCCLYYYKHKRDEGKSQALSKMKLEGAEVEADSSLGKPFVFKCSPVSAGRVYYFCATSNQEMKRWLEAMSQAVQPLPQNHVWVDVTRHNSSLPPLAVKTPECLGLLHQLDRTKDVWMQNYCILKDGCLYLYASIRSTNALGGIYLHGYSVKEQPMGSKRSTIELRPPSEEFKTFHLCAENPTENKRWILALRATISKWVPLHRAIQDYMSKPPEETRM; this is encoded by the exons ATGAGCAGGCGTCGCAGGAGGAACAGCCGCAGGAAGAGCTCGAGCGGAAGCAAGC AGACCATATCCGTATATAACTTTCAGAAGCATACTAAAAGTCCCATCGATGATGTGGAGCTGAGGGGCGAACATGCGGAAAAGGGGGAGACGGACTCCCTACATAAGGAAAACTCTTTCAGCAAATCAGATGccgaagaggagaaggaggaagacaCAGAGACTGCCTGCAGTGAGAAGAGATTCAGACGGGACAGTACTGTTGGATGTTTAAATGGAAACACAAGAAGCCAGGCAAACATCTTGTCAGGTGACACAACCTCACAGCAAGATCAAGGGGTCCGAATAACCACTTCCGTTACCATTGATAATTTGGAGCAGAACACATCCCAGATTGTCTTTCAGAGATCCCATGGCTCAGGTGCCGTGGGATCAGGGAACAGCACAATCGCTGTCACCACCACCAAGCTGAAAGGCATTAATGCCAACATGAAGATCGAAATCAGGGAGGTTTTGCAGTTGGACGATTCCGATTACAAGACTACATTTATCCTTCAAAGTCAGAGGGCAAAGGACACAGAAGACTCTTCTGAGACCCAGCAGTTTGGCTGTCATATCCCTAGCAATGAGAGCTTTACCTTTGCCTATCCATGGAGCCAGAGGACCATAAATGATAGCAAAATTGGGAAACCATTTGAGAACATGAGTTGTGAGTTTAGTGTGGTTGAGATGAGCAAGGAAGATGCGGACACATCTAGAAATTCAGTGCCAACCATGTGTTACAGCGAGGACATGGACTGTTACAAAAGCTGTTGCCAAGACCACTGCTATGGGTATGGGCATTGTAGTCACAACGACACCGATTTCTCACTTGTCGACGGTTCATCCAGCCGCTCAGCGCTGTCCGATATTTGGCCTTTGCCGAATAAGTTGCCTCTGGCCAACAGTATCACCAGTGAAACAGAGCTGGATGTACCACCCCCGATAGAATTCGCTGACAAAGAGTGCAAGGATGATGTGTATGACCTCACCGAGGATGTTGCATTGTGCCACATCAGCAGCGCCTCCGATGACGTCTACGACCAGGGAGAAAGTTCCTCAGCAATGACGTTTGGAGCTACGAGCTCCAAGCGGGAATCTACATGCCACACGTCTGTAGATGGGGGCAGGAGCTATGACTTGTCTCATTCAACCTCTTTCGAACCCGAGTCCGAGTTGGACACAGAAGAGCTTTATGGGTGGCCCAACGCCCCAGTGAGCCGGACGAGTTTCACCAAGAACTTCATTTACAGGCACAAGCAGAAGGGGTGCATGCGCAACAACAGCATCGCCATCCTGGAGAACAGCAGCCCGCCTGCAGGTTACCTGAACAAGCCAATGAAACGGCGGAAGACATTCCCTGCCGTGGTGGATGAATCCAATGACCACCAGGACAGGCCCATGAGCAGGGACTCGTTCTCCTCTGATGCGCTCTCTCCATTTTTCATGCAGTCTCTTCCGCGCCAAACAGAACTGTCTGGAAGGTTCTACCCAGAGGACGACCCGTTTTATTCCTTCTTTTCTGAGAGTCGCAAGTCTTCCAAGGGTAGCAGCAACTTTAGCTCGAGTCCTGTTCGCACCCACAACGTATTCTCTCCTAATCACTATGCCTGTGGTCTTGGAACAGGAAACTCATTCTTTGGCTCAGACAGAGATGCCATGGAGTGCGAGAGGGGGGAACAGGAACTGTCTGTTGTGGAGGAAGCTAATCCAGAGAGTGTCGTAGGGTGCCCCCAGGAGCACAGTGAGGTTGCAGAAAGTGGTTTTGATGAGGACATCATCGATATAGAGAGCACCATAGAAAATCTCTCCCCGATCAGGTCTGTCTTGTCCAAAGACCCTTTCATCCATATCACCCCTCCCTCACCCGGATCTTCAAGGGACAGCAACATCTACAGCGGCTACAGCGTAGAACAAACAAAGGAGCCCGAAGATCCGGAACCCTACATGGAAGAGTCCATGTCTGATCCAAAACCTTGGACACAGCGCAAGGAGTCTGCTGGTGACATTCAGCCTAAGTCGAGGAAGGGCTCTGTCACAACTGTTATGATGGTGGGCAGTGAGCAGAGAATTCTGCACAGCCACTCCATAGACTCCATAACTTCAGAGAGGAAACACAGAGAGCTGGTGTGCGAGACCCCTTGTCTTCTTCCGATACAGGACGCAGAACAGATGGAAGAGGATGGCGCTGGGGAGACGACACAAGAGGGCCGACTGACACCTCAGAAAGCTCTGGTGTCGGAGTCGAGCATTTCCATCCAGTCTTCCTCCCCGATTCCCTGTGAGGTGGCCGACCTGCAGAGTGACTCCAATCACTCGCTGCGGTCGGCCAACACCTCGCAAGAGATTGAGACAAAGGAGGAGGCAGCCACAGATAAGCAGGTAGAGAAACGCAGCCAGGCCAAATCCCAAAATAAACGGAGCTTTCACACCCCGCGAAGAACTATGATGCAACCATCGGATACTGTGAGAAGGCACAGCTCATCGAAAA TCTCCTCGGAAGTCAAGGAGCTGCTGAAACTGCCGGCAGATCTGTCTCACAAGGATCCTGAGGAGGCTCCTGATCACTGGGCCAGGAGGCGTAAGCTCTTTAAGGAAAGCAGACAGAGAAGCTCAGCTGGAGGAAGCTCTATCACCAGCAATATCACGGACGAGTCAG ACACAATGTTCTCAGAGGAAACTCGATCAGTGGACATGTCGATGCGGGACATGGAGGACAGAGGCTTCTATACAGAGACGTTCCACTGTGCGTCATGGATTTATCGCGGGGATGATGTCAGTCCCAGCGAGAGCCCGCGCTGCCTGAGCAAGCGGCCAAGGCCCGTCACCA TTCGTGAGAGGACAGTAAAGATCACTAAAGGATTTGGAGAGTACCCATGGGGGTTCAGAATCCAATTCTCGAAGCCAATCATTGTCACTGAAGTTGACACAA ATGGTGCAGCAGAGGAGGCGGGGCTTCTCGTTGGTGATTATGTACTGGCCGTGAATGGAACAGATGTCACCAGTGTTCCACATTCTGAGGCAGCAGACTTGGCTCGACAAG GTCCAGATCTGCTGACCATGGTCATTGGGTCAGACATCAGTCGCTCTCCGAACACCCCAAGGCCGGCCTGTCGGGGGTACTTGCACAAACGCACCCAGTCCAGCCTGATCAAaggctggaggaggaggtggtttGTGCTACGGCACGATTGCTGTCTCTACTACTACAAACACAAAAGG GATGAGGGGAAAAGCCAAGCATTGTCAAAGATGAAGCTGGAAGGTGCGGAGGTGGAAGCCGACTCCAGTCTTGGCAAACCTTTTGTGTTTAAATGCTCCCCTGTGTCGGCTGGGAGGGTTTATTACTTTTGTGCCACATCAAACCAAGAGATGAAAAG ATGGTTAGAGGCCATGTCTCAAGCAGTTCAACCTCTACCTCAG AACCACGTGTGGGTGGACGTGACACGGCACAACTCAAGCCTGCCCCCTCTGGCCGTCAAGACTCCCGAGTGCCTGGGGCTGCTCCACCAGCTGGACCGCACCAAGGACGTGTGGATGCAGAACTACTGCATCCTCAAAGATGGCTGCCTCTATCTTTACGCCAGCATTCGATCCACAAACGCCTTAG GGGGGATTTACCTTCATGGGTACAGTGTCAAAGAACAACCAATGGGATCGAAACGCTCCACCATTGAACTGAGGCCTCCGTCAGAAGAGTTTaaaactttccacctctgtgcAGAAAACCCCACCGAAAACAAACG ATGGATCTTGGCCCTCAGAGCCACCATCAGCAAATGGGTACCCCTGCACCGGGCCATTCAGGACTACATGAGCAAACCCCCGGAGGAGACCCGCATGTGA